One segment of Amycolatopsis alba DSM 44262 DNA contains the following:
- a CDS encoding AMP-binding protein, translated as MSTFYEIAAQDPGRVAVIDVDGRATTFGELSARANQLTHALRALGLDEGDGVVAIIHNGLTYYELLLATLQAGMYFTPVNHRSSPGEIAYIAANSGAKVAVADADIAATCTAELQGLHRFSRGETPGWADYPSWGTDLPTTTPAHRTAGQTMLYTSGTTGRPKGVRRALSGRPPALHPIHAHVLERLDVLPGHGVHLVACPLYHAAPGMFSTAILHLGYTLVLMDRFDAEETLRLTEKHRVTSTHLVPTMFHRMLRLPEDVRARHDLSSLVSVIHGAAPCPREVKDRMLAWLGPVVHEYYGASEGLITAVHARDWLAEPGTVGEPLDGVRVKVLDDDGRELPADETGTLYFSSAHTKFDYHDDPDKTAAARSGEFVTVGDVGYLDTASRVFLCDRRTDLILSGGVNIYPAEVEARLLSHPDVADVAVIGEPDPEWGQRVVAVVQPVEGIAWDSELAKRLEEHCRAELAGFKTPRRFDFRERLPRTESGKMLRRTLREP; from the coding sequence ATGAGTACGTTCTACGAGATCGCCGCCCAGGACCCCGGCCGCGTCGCGGTGATCGACGTCGACGGGCGAGCGACCACCTTCGGCGAGCTGTCGGCGCGCGCGAATCAGCTGACCCACGCCTTGCGGGCGCTCGGCCTCGACGAAGGCGACGGCGTCGTCGCGATCATCCACAATGGACTCACCTACTACGAACTGCTGCTGGCGACCCTGCAGGCGGGGATGTACTTCACCCCGGTCAACCACCGGTCCTCACCGGGCGAGATCGCCTACATCGCGGCCAACAGCGGCGCCAAGGTGGCCGTCGCGGACGCGGACATCGCGGCCACTTGCACCGCGGAACTGCAAGGCCTGCACCGGTTTTCGCGCGGCGAGACGCCGGGTTGGGCGGACTACCCGTCCTGGGGCACGGACCTGCCCACCACCACGCCGGCGCACCGGACCGCCGGGCAGACGATGCTCTACACCTCCGGGACCACGGGACGACCCAAAGGCGTCCGGCGCGCACTGTCCGGACGTCCGCCGGCGCTGCACCCGATCCACGCGCACGTCCTCGAACGGCTGGACGTCCTGCCGGGGCACGGCGTGCACCTCGTCGCCTGCCCGCTCTACCACGCGGCGCCCGGCATGTTCTCGACCGCGATCCTGCATCTCGGTTACACGCTCGTGCTGATGGACCGGTTCGACGCCGAGGAAACGTTGCGGCTCACCGAAAAGCACCGTGTGACGAGCACGCATCTGGTGCCGACGATGTTCCACCGCATGCTGCGGCTGCCCGAGGACGTCCGCGCGCGCCACGACCTGTCGAGCCTGGTCTCGGTGATCCACGGCGCCGCGCCGTGCCCGCGGGAGGTCAAGGACCGGATGCTCGCCTGGCTCGGGCCGGTGGTCCACGAGTACTACGGCGCCTCCGAGGGCCTGATCACGGCGGTGCACGCGCGTGACTGGCTCGCCGAGCCGGGCACCGTCGGCGAGCCGCTGGACGGCGTGCGGGTCAAGGTCCTCGACGACGACGGCCGGGAACTCCCTGCCGACGAGACCGGGACGCTCTACTTCAGTTCCGCGCACACGAAATTCGACTACCACGACGATCCGGACAAGACGGCCGCGGCGCGCTCCGGCGAGTTCGTCACCGTCGGGGACGTCGGCTACCTCGACACCGCGAGCCGGGTCTTCCTGTGCGACCGCCGGACGGATCTCATCCTTTCCGGCGGCGTGAACATCTACCCGGCCGAGGTCGAAGCGCGGCTGCTGAGCCATCCCGACGTCGCCGATGTCGCGGTGATCGGGGAGCCGGATCCCGAGTGGGGACAACGGGTCGTCGCCGTCGTGCAACCGGTCGAAGGGATCGCCTGGGACTCCGAGCTGGCGAAGCGGCTCGAAGAGCATTGCCGGGCGGAGCTCGCCGGGTTCAAGACACCGCGCCGGTTCGATTTCCGGGAGCGGCTGCCGCGCACGGAGAGCGGGAAGATGCTGCGACGGACGCTTCGGGAACCCTGA
- a CDS encoding cupin domain-containing protein codes for MRPRSVTTLLATLALALAVPATAEATPGSGVTGTIFKQKTVGDTDYVLREVVIQPGGYTGWHYHDGKLYAYVKNGTLTHNSADCGLDGLYRKGDVFTEPSDTVHIGRNLGTTPVVLEVLYVLPHGSPLSEDAPNPGCA; via the coding sequence ATGCGCCCGCGGTCCGTGACCACACTGCTCGCCACGCTCGCTCTCGCGCTCGCCGTCCCCGCGACGGCCGAGGCGACCCCTGGTTCCGGGGTGACCGGGACGATCTTCAAGCAGAAGACGGTCGGGGACACCGACTACGTGCTGCGCGAGGTCGTCATCCAGCCCGGCGGGTACACCGGCTGGCACTACCACGACGGGAAGCTGTACGCGTACGTCAAGAACGGCACGCTGACGCACAACTCGGCCGACTGCGGGCTCGATGGCCTGTACCGGAAGGGCGATGTCTTCACCGAGCCGAGCGACACCGTCCACATCGGACGGAACCTCGGGACGACGCCGGTGGTGCTGGAGGTGCTTTACGTGCTGCCACACGGAAGCCCGCTGTCCGAGGACGCGCCGAACCCTGGTTGCGCCTAG
- a CDS encoding MarR family winged helix-turn-helix transcriptional regulator: MVNVVDEKVNQVVEQGKRVPDAPGFELPLLLFAGFRSIIDRLHAELAEQGHPDVRPAYGFALQAIGLGGATASEIGRRLGVSKQAAGKTVDRLEQLGYVERADDPADARRKVVRLTGRGIDSLRRSAAIFDELRKDWVGALGADRVRALENDLRVMAPSDGFRLDVVGWFGA; encoded by the coding sequence ATGGTCAACGTGGTTGACGAAAAGGTAAACCAGGTTGTCGAACAAGGCAAGCGAGTTCCCGACGCGCCAGGGTTCGAGTTGCCGCTCCTGCTGTTCGCGGGCTTCCGTTCGATCATCGACCGGCTGCACGCCGAGCTGGCCGAGCAGGGGCATCCCGACGTCCGCCCGGCGTACGGCTTCGCGCTGCAGGCGATCGGCCTCGGCGGCGCGACGGCGAGCGAGATCGGGCGGCGGCTCGGGGTCAGCAAGCAGGCGGCGGGCAAGACCGTCGACAGGCTGGAGCAGCTCGGCTACGTCGAGCGCGCCGACGACCCGGCCGACGCGCGACGCAAGGTCGTGCGGCTCACCGGCCGCGGGATCGACTCACTCCGCCGGTCCGCGGCGATCTTCGACGAGCTGCGCAAGGACTGGGTCGGCGCGCTGGGCGCGGACAGGGTCCGCGCGCTCGAAAACGACCTTCGCGTGATGGCGCCATCGGACGGCTTCCGTCTCGACGTCGTGGGCTGGTTCGGAGCCTAG
- a CDS encoding carboxymuconolactone decarboxylase family protein: MFTDHTLETAPEAARRSMEATIRHLGHLPTAVARLASSPELLDGFLKLSASFEKTTLEPLARETIVMTVATRNGCEVCVEMHTGKLKALHADDDVIAALRSQEPVPDSRLEAVRQFTLAVLETAGGVDDETLRTFFGHGFTERNALEVVMGIGTYTMSTLANRLTRA; this comes from the coding sequence TTGTTCACCGATCACACCCTCGAAACCGCGCCCGAAGCCGCACGCCGCTCCATGGAAGCGACGATCCGGCATCTGGGCCACCTCCCCACCGCCGTCGCCCGGCTGGCGTCGTCGCCGGAACTGCTCGACGGGTTCCTGAAGCTCAGCGCGAGCTTTGAGAAGACCACGCTCGAACCGCTCGCCAGGGAAACGATCGTGATGACCGTGGCCACGCGCAACGGCTGCGAGGTCTGTGTCGAGATGCACACCGGCAAGCTGAAGGCCCTTCACGCGGACGACGACGTCATCGCGGCGCTTCGCTCGCAGGAGCCCGTGCCCGATTCACGCTTGGAAGCCGTCCGGCAGTTCACCCTTGCGGTGCTCGAGACCGCCGGCGGCGTCGATGACGAGACCCTGCGGACCTTCTTCGGGCACGGATTCACCGAGCGGAACGCCCTCGAAGTCGTCATGGGCATCGGGACCTACACGATGTCGACCCTGGCGAACAGGCTCACCCGCGCGTAG
- a CDS encoding GNAT family N-acetyltransferase, whose product MHDLTWRPLTREDAEASADLLNAMETVDGIGENYTAEDTLQELIDPYADLERASLAAFDGDVMAGYMKIRFKPSAEEVHRVFLDGGVHPDYRRRGVGGALVDAGVAAAKVVHALHHPASKLVVDVNRPERIAGLAELVRSRGFTPVRYFQRMEHALGVVGAPAIPEGFSVEPWSERNDEDFRSVRNEAYRDYWGAVPMPADLWRNKITNQTFRPEVSFLLREAAGAPVGMLVTMFWEADTEATGVRDAHFMLIGTLREYRRRGVASALMRQALRTAAEQGYDRASLNVDSADPSGAFGVFEKAGFAPTMRYVRWALEV is encoded by the coding sequence ATGCACGACCTGACGTGGCGGCCGCTCACCCGCGAGGACGCCGAGGCGTCAGCGGACCTCCTCAACGCCATGGAGACCGTTGACGGGATCGGCGAGAACTACACGGCGGAGGACACCCTCCAGGAGCTGATCGACCCGTACGCGGACCTGGAGCGGGCCAGCCTCGCCGCGTTCGACGGTGACGTGATGGCCGGTTACATGAAGATCCGCTTCAAGCCGTCCGCCGAAGAGGTGCATCGGGTCTTCCTCGACGGCGGGGTCCATCCCGACTATCGCCGCCGGGGCGTCGGCGGCGCGCTCGTCGACGCGGGGGTGGCGGCGGCCAAGGTGGTGCACGCGCTGCACCACCCGGCCTCGAAACTCGTGGTGGACGTCAACCGGCCCGAGCGCATCGCGGGCCTGGCCGAACTCGTGCGGTCCCGTGGCTTCACTCCGGTGCGCTACTTCCAGCGGATGGAGCACGCGCTCGGTGTCGTCGGGGCTCCGGCGATTCCCGAGGGCTTCTCGGTCGAGCCGTGGTCGGAGCGCAACGACGAGGACTTCCGGTCGGTCCGGAACGAGGCGTACCGGGACTACTGGGGCGCGGTGCCGATGCCCGCCGATCTCTGGCGGAACAAGATCACCAACCAGACCTTCCGGCCCGAAGTGAGTTTCCTGCTCCGGGAAGCGGCGGGCGCCCCGGTCGGAATGCTGGTGACGATGTTCTGGGAGGCCGACACGGAGGCCACCGGCGTCCGCGACGCGCACTTCATGCTCATCGGAACGCTTCGGGAGTACCGGCGGCGAGGTGTCGCCAGTGCGCTGATGCGGCAGGCGCTGCGGACCGCCGCCGAGCAGGGTTACGACCGTGCCAGCTTGAACGTGGACTCGGCGGACCCGTCGGGGGCGTTCGGGGTCTTCGAGAAGGCGGGCTTCGCGCCGACGATGCGCTACGTGCGGTGGGCTCTGGAGGTCTGA
- a CDS encoding peroxiredoxin, which translates to MTVEVGSQAPDFTLNDYNKQAVKLSSFQGEKPVLLVFYPFAFSGICTGELCQLRDEFADYDGNGVQVIGVSVDTPFSLKAWAEQEGYQFPLLSDFWPHGEVAKAYGVFNETAGLATRGTFLIDKDGVVRFAEINQPGEARDQQAWKKAVAALA; encoded by the coding sequence ATGACCGTCGAGGTCGGATCGCAAGCCCCGGACTTCACGCTCAACGACTACAACAAGCAGGCCGTGAAGCTGTCGTCCTTCCAGGGCGAGAAGCCGGTCTTGCTGGTGTTCTACCCGTTCGCGTTCAGCGGTATCTGCACCGGCGAGCTGTGCCAGCTCCGCGACGAGTTCGCGGACTACGACGGCAACGGCGTCCAGGTCATCGGTGTGTCCGTGGACACCCCGTTCTCGCTCAAGGCGTGGGCCGAGCAGGAGGGCTACCAGTTCCCGCTGCTTTCGGACTTCTGGCCGCACGGTGAGGTCGCGAAGGCCTACGGCGTCTTCAACGAGACGGCAGGCCTGGCCACTCGTGGCACCTTCCTGATCGACAAGGACGGCGTCGTGCGGTTCGCCGAGATCAACCAGCCCGGCGAGGCGCGTGACCAGCAGGCGTGGAAGAAGGCCGTGGCCGCCCTGGCCTGA
- a CDS encoding DUF3052 domain-containing protein, giving the protein MVAAGDADQSSVAERLGIKPDMVVQEIGWDEDVDDDLRAAIEEQIGGDILDEDADEVIDVVLLWWREDDGDLGDTLIEVRTPLNENGVIWVLTPKTGQPGHVEPSEIAEAVPQVGLAQTANISAGPKWAGTRLVSPKSKTKR; this is encoded by the coding sequence GTGGTCGCCGCGGGAGACGCTGATCAGAGCAGCGTCGCCGAAAGGCTCGGGATCAAGCCGGACATGGTGGTCCAGGAGATCGGCTGGGACGAGGACGTCGACGACGACCTTCGTGCGGCGATCGAGGAACAGATCGGCGGCGACATCCTCGACGAGGACGCCGACGAGGTCATCGACGTGGTGCTGCTGTGGTGGCGCGAGGACGACGGTGATCTCGGTGACACGCTGATCGAGGTCCGGACCCCCTTGAACGAAAACGGCGTGATCTGGGTGCTGACCCCGAAGACGGGGCAGCCAGGGCACGTCGAACCGAGCGAGATCGCCGAAGCGGTACCGCAGGTCGGACTGGCCCAGACGGCCAATATCAGTGCCGGCCCCAAGTGGGCGGGCACCCGGCTGGTGTCGCCGAAGTCGAAGACCAAGCGGTGA
- the aceE gene encoding pyruvate dehydrogenase (acetyl-transferring), homodimeric type produces MAPQNDGASGKETPARVRVIRDGLAAHLPDIDPEETAEWLDSFDEALARGGQQRARYLMLRILERARERHVGVPALTSTDYVNTIPTENEPWFPGDEEIERRYRAYIRWNAAIMVHRAQRPGVGVGGHISTYGSSAALYEVGFNHFFRGKDHSGGGDQIFIQGHASPGIYARAFLEGRLSESQMDGFRQEFSHAGEGGGLPSYPHPRLMPEFWENPTVSMGLGPMNAIYQARFNRYLRDRGIKDTSDQHVWAFLGDGEMDEAESRGLIHVAAGEGLDNLTFVINCNLQRLDGPVRGNGKIIQELESYFRGAGWNVIKVIWGREWDSLLHADRDGALVNLMNTTPDGDFQTYKANDGAFVREHFFGRDPRTKELVKDLTDADVWNLKRGGHDYRKVYAAYKSSLEHHGQPTVILAHTIKGYGLGPSFEGRNATHQMKKLTLDDLKLFRDAQRIPISDEELERDPKLPPYYHPGKDSAEIEYMLGRRKALGGFLPERRPKASKALVLPGDKVYEGIRKGSGKQEVATTMAFVRLVRELAKDSEIGKRIVPIIPDEARTFGLDSMFPTAKIYNPHGQTYTSVDASLMLAYKESEKGVILHEGINEAGSTASFTAVGTSYATHGEPMIPIYIFYSMFGFQRTGDGLYAAADQMARGFVLGATAGRTTLTGEGLQHADGHSLLLAATNPAVVAYDAAWSFEIAHIVRDGLRRMYGDTGPDGNGENIFYYMTIYNEPYQHPAEPENLDVDGLLKGLYKYADAPSGDGPEAQILVSGVTMPDALRAQKMLAEEWGVRAAVWSATSWTELRREAVEIDHDNLLHPGDSPRVPYITQKLSGVNGPVVAVSDWMRAVPDLIRPWVPTDMLTLGTDGFGFSDTRPAARRKFLVDAQSIVVGTLSALAKRGEIDRSKAAEAARKYRLDDVAAAGPQLSDSGSA; encoded by the coding sequence TTGGCCCCGCAGAACGACGGCGCCTCCGGCAAGGAGACCCCGGCACGCGTCCGCGTCATCCGTGACGGATTGGCGGCGCACCTGCCCGACATCGACCCGGAGGAGACCGCCGAATGGCTGGACTCCTTCGACGAGGCGCTGGCCAGGGGTGGTCAGCAGCGCGCCCGCTACCTGATGCTGCGCATCCTCGAGCGGGCCAGGGAACGCCACGTCGGCGTTCCGGCGCTGACGTCGACGGATTACGTCAACACCATCCCCACCGAGAACGAACCCTGGTTCCCCGGTGACGAGGAGATCGAGCGGCGCTACCGCGCCTACATCCGGTGGAACGCCGCGATCATGGTGCACCGCGCCCAGCGGCCCGGCGTCGGCGTCGGCGGGCACATCTCGACCTACGGCTCGTCCGCGGCGCTGTACGAAGTGGGCTTCAACCACTTCTTCCGCGGCAAGGACCACTCCGGCGGCGGCGACCAGATCTTCATCCAGGGGCACGCCTCCCCCGGCATCTACGCCCGTGCCTTCCTCGAGGGCAGGCTGAGCGAGAGCCAGATGGACGGGTTCCGCCAGGAGTTCTCGCACGCGGGCGAGGGCGGCGGCCTGCCGTCGTACCCGCACCCGCGGCTGATGCCGGAGTTCTGGGAGAACCCGACCGTGTCCATGGGCCTCGGCCCGATGAACGCGATCTACCAGGCCCGGTTCAACCGGTACCTGCGCGATCGCGGCATCAAGGACACCAGCGACCAGCACGTCTGGGCGTTCCTCGGCGACGGCGAGATGGACGAGGCGGAATCGCGCGGCCTCATCCACGTCGCCGCGGGCGAGGGCCTCGACAACCTGACCTTCGTGATCAACTGCAACCTGCAGCGGCTCGACGGCCCGGTGCGCGGCAACGGCAAGATCATCCAGGAGCTGGAGTCGTACTTCCGCGGCGCCGGCTGGAACGTCATCAAGGTCATCTGGGGCCGCGAGTGGGACTCGCTGCTGCACGCGGACCGTGACGGCGCCCTGGTCAACCTCATGAACACCACGCCGGACGGCGACTTCCAGACGTACAAGGCCAACGACGGCGCCTTCGTCCGCGAGCACTTCTTCGGCCGCGACCCGCGGACCAAGGAACTGGTCAAGGACCTGACCGACGCCGACGTCTGGAACCTCAAGCGCGGCGGGCACGACTACCGCAAGGTCTACGCGGCCTACAAGTCGTCGCTGGAGCACCACGGCCAGCCGACGGTGATCCTGGCGCACACCATCAAGGGGTACGGCCTCGGCCCGTCCTTCGAGGGCCGCAACGCCACGCACCAGATGAAGAAGCTCACCCTCGACGACCTGAAGCTGTTCCGGGACGCTCAGCGCATCCCGATCAGCGACGAGGAACTCGAGCGCGATCCGAAGCTGCCGCCGTACTACCACCCTGGCAAGGACTCGGCGGAGATCGAGTACATGCTCGGCCGCCGCAAGGCGCTGGGCGGTTTCCTGCCGGAGCGCCGACCGAAGGCCTCGAAGGCGCTCGTGCTGCCGGGTGACAAGGTCTACGAAGGCATCCGCAAGGGCTCGGGCAAGCAGGAGGTCGCCACCACGATGGCGTTCGTCCGGCTCGTCCGCGAGCTGGCGAAGGACTCCGAGATCGGCAAGCGGATCGTCCCGATCATCCCGGACGAGGCGCGCACCTTCGGCCTCGACTCGATGTTCCCGACGGCCAAGATCTACAACCCGCACGGCCAGACGTACACGTCGGTCGACGCGAGCCTGATGCTGGCCTACAAGGAGTCCGAAAAGGGCGTCATCCTGCACGAGGGCATCAACGAGGCGGGGTCCACCGCGTCGTTCACCGCCGTCGGCACCTCGTACGCCACGCACGGCGAGCCGATGATCCCGATCTACATCTTCTACTCGATGTTCGGGTTCCAGCGGACCGGTGACGGCCTCTACGCGGCGGCGGACCAGATGGCCCGCGGGTTCGTGCTCGGCGCCACCGCCGGCCGCACCACGCTGACCGGTGAGGGCCTGCAGCACGCGGACGGGCACTCGCTGCTGCTGGCGGCGACCAACCCGGCCGTCGTGGCCTACGACGCGGCGTGGTCGTTCGAGATCGCCCACATCGTGCGGGACGGTCTTCGCCGGATGTACGGCGACACCGGGCCGGACGGCAACGGCGAAAACATCTTCTACTACATGACGATCTACAACGAGCCCTACCAGCATCCCGCCGAGCCGGAGAACCTCGACGTCGACGGCCTGCTCAAGGGTCTCTACAAGTACGCGGACGCCCCGTCGGGCGACGGTCCGGAGGCCCAGATCCTGGTGTCCGGCGTCACCATGCCGGACGCGCTGCGGGCGCAGAAGATGCTCGCCGAGGAGTGGGGTGTGCGCGCGGCCGTCTGGTCGGCGACGTCGTGGACCGAGCTGCGGCGCGAGGCCGTCGAGATCGACCACGACAACCTCCTCCACCCCGGCGACTCCCCGCGTGTGCCGTACATCACGCAGAAGCTGTCCGGCGTGAACGGACCGGTCGTCGCGGTTTCGGACTGGATGCGGGCCGTGCCGGACCTCATCCGCCCGTGGGTGCCGACGGACATGCTGACGCTGGGCACCGACGGGTTCGGGTTCTCCGACACCCGCCCCGCCGCCCGGCGGAAGTTCCTGGTCGACGCGCAGTCGATCGTGGTCGGCACGCTGAGCGCGCTCGCCAAGCGCGGCGAGATCGACCGCTCGAAGGCGGCGGAGGCGGCGCGGAAGTACCGCCTCGACGACGTCGCCGCCGCGGGTCCGCAGTTGTCGGACTCCGGTAGCGCGTAG
- a CDS encoding alpha-hydroxy acid oxidase — translation MTKRRLPKPSELKQILRPKPIVLNPTERRLAGAHTIADLRMLARKRTPRAAFDYTDGAAELEDSLRRARQAFRSVEFHPNVLRGVSDVDTSKEILGKRSALPFAFAPTGFTRMMNHEGESAVARVAQRNGIPMGLSTMATTSIEDLAAAAPEARKWFQLYVWRDHKAGEDLMNRAWAAGFDTLMLTVDTPVAGARLRDVRNGLTIPPALTLKTFVDGAMHPSWWFNLLTTEPLTFASLSQFDGTVAELLNQLFDPTLNFDDLDWVRQTWPGKLVVKGIQNVDDARDVVKHGADAVLLSNHGGRQLDRAPTPIELLPAVLDEIQGDAEVWVDTGILSGGDIVAAIARGADAVLIGRAFLYGLMAGGERGVQRCVDILRAEMTRTMQLLGVRTLADLKPSHATMR, via the coding sequence GTGACCAAGCGTCGACTGCCGAAGCCGAGTGAGCTGAAGCAGATCCTGCGGCCGAAGCCGATCGTGCTCAACCCGACCGAACGGCGGCTGGCGGGCGCGCACACCATCGCCGACCTGCGCATGCTCGCCCGCAAACGGACGCCGCGGGCGGCGTTCGACTACACCGACGGCGCCGCCGAGCTGGAAGACAGCCTACGGCGCGCCCGGCAGGCCTTCCGCAGCGTGGAATTCCACCCGAACGTCCTGCGCGGCGTGTCCGATGTGGACACGAGCAAAGAGATCCTCGGCAAGCGTTCGGCACTGCCGTTCGCGTTCGCGCCGACCGGGTTCACCCGGATGATGAACCACGAGGGCGAGTCCGCGGTGGCCCGCGTCGCGCAGCGCAACGGCATCCCGATGGGGCTCTCGACCATGGCGACGACGTCGATCGAAGACCTCGCCGCGGCCGCCCCGGAAGCCCGCAAGTGGTTCCAGCTCTACGTCTGGCGCGACCACAAAGCGGGCGAAGATCTGATGAATCGCGCGTGGGCCGCTGGATTCGACACCCTCATGCTGACGGTGGACACCCCGGTCGCGGGCGCGCGGCTGCGTGACGTCCGCAACGGGCTGACCATCCCGCCCGCGCTCACCCTCAAGACCTTCGTCGACGGCGCGATGCATCCGTCGTGGTGGTTCAACCTGCTGACCACCGAGCCGCTGACCTTCGCGTCGCTGAGCCAGTTCGACGGCACGGTCGCCGAACTGCTCAACCAGCTCTTCGACCCGACCCTGAACTTCGACGACCTCGACTGGGTCCGCCAGACCTGGCCGGGCAAGCTCGTGGTCAAGGGGATCCAGAACGTCGACGACGCGCGTGACGTGGTCAAGCACGGCGCCGACGCGGTGCTGCTGTCCAACCACGGCGGGCGTCAGCTCGACCGCGCGCCGACCCCGATCGAGCTGCTGCCCGCGGTGCTCGACGAGATCCAGGGCGACGCGGAGGTCTGGGTCGACACCGGCATCCTCTCCGGCGGCGACATCGTGGCCGCGATCGCGCGCGGCGCCGACGCGGTGCTCATCGGGCGCGCGTTCCTCTACGGCCTGATGGCCGGGGGCGAGCGCGGCGTTCAGCGGTGCGTGGACATCCTGCGCGCCGAGATGACCCGGACGATGCAGCTGCTGGGCGTCCGCACGCTCGCCGACCTCAAGCCGTCGCACGCCACCATGCGCTAG
- a CDS encoding nicotinamide mononucleotide transporter family protein, whose protein sequence is MDFLLHNGVTVLGQWISFAELAGQVFALAVVFLAQRRTLWTWPVQVGATVLLFSVYISAHLGGLATRQVAILAISIYGWWAWSRRSDPVYGVVVRKGRLGERLAMLGAFAIGTTAMALVLDALGASWAPWPDAAIFVGTLVAFAAQGAGLVEFWLVWLVVDAIGVPLQLSSGLYFSAAVYIVFAGLVVHGWWSWNRTAKQVRTAPSEVSAAA, encoded by the coding sequence GTGGACTTCCTGCTGCACAACGGTGTCACGGTGCTCGGACAGTGGATCTCCTTCGCCGAGCTGGCGGGGCAGGTCTTCGCGCTCGCCGTGGTCTTCCTGGCGCAACGCCGCACGCTGTGGACCTGGCCGGTCCAGGTCGGCGCCACCGTGCTGCTGTTCTCGGTGTACATCTCCGCGCACCTCGGCGGACTCGCGACCAGGCAGGTAGCGATCCTCGCCATCTCGATCTACGGCTGGTGGGCGTGGTCCCGCCGCAGCGACCCGGTCTACGGCGTCGTCGTCCGCAAGGGCCGTCTCGGGGAGCGTCTGGCGATGCTCGGCGCCTTCGCGATCGGCACCACCGCGATGGCGCTGGTCCTCGACGCGCTAGGCGCCTCGTGGGCGCCATGGCCGGACGCCGCGATCTTCGTCGGCACCCTGGTCGCCTTCGCCGCTCAGGGTGCGGGTCTCGTCGAGTTCTGGCTGGTGTGGCTGGTCGTCGACGCGATCGGCGTACCGCTGCAGCTCTCCTCGGGCCTGTACTTCTCCGCCGCGGTCTACATCGTGTTCGCCGGGCTGGTCGTCCACGGCTGGTGGAGCTGGAACCGCACCGCGAAGCAGGTGCGGACCGCTCCATCCGAGGTCTCCGCCGCGGCCTAG
- a CDS encoding mechanosensitive ion channel family protein — MGEQLKDGLGQAWNLVATFVPKLVGFLIILLIGWLIAKAVSKALGLVLSKIGFGKLIEKTGLTGTLKQANVDAGGILVKLVYYFILLIALQLAFGVFGESNPVSALLNDIIAFLPRILVALVLVIVAAAVAKVVRDLVTGALSARPAGRLLGTIAYWLIMAFGIIAALGQVNIATAVTGPVLITVLATIGGVIVVGFGGGLIKPAQDRWQGWLANLQGQLEPGGGKQEVRSEPPTSPVGIGRVDS, encoded by the coding sequence GTGGGCGAGCAGCTGAAAGACGGTCTGGGACAAGCATGGAACCTTGTCGCCACCTTCGTGCCGAAACTGGTCGGATTCCTGATCATCCTGCTCATCGGCTGGTTGATCGCGAAGGCCGTGTCAAAGGCATTGGGGCTGGTTCTGTCGAAGATCGGTTTCGGCAAGCTCATCGAGAAGACCGGACTCACCGGAACGCTCAAACAAGCGAATGTCGACGCGGGCGGGATCCTCGTCAAACTCGTGTACTACTTCATTCTCCTGATCGCGCTGCAACTCGCGTTCGGCGTATTCGGGGAGAGCAATCCGGTCAGTGCCCTGCTCAACGACATCATCGCGTTCCTGCCGCGGATCCTGGTGGCGCTGGTACTGGTGATCGTCGCGGCCGCCGTCGCGAAGGTCGTCCGGGACCTGGTGACCGGTGCGCTGTCCGCGCGGCCCGCCGGACGGCTTCTGGGGACCATCGCCTACTGGCTGATCATGGCGTTCGGCATCATCGCCGCGCTCGGCCAGGTGAACATCGCGACGGCGGTGACGGGACCGGTCCTGATCACCGTGCTCGCCACCATCGGCGGCGTGATCGTCGTCGGCTTCGGCGGTGGCCTGATCAAGCCGGCGCAGGACCGCTGGCAGGGCTGGCTGGCCAACCTGCAGGGCCAGCTTGAGCCGGGTGGCGGAAAGCAAGAGGTCCGTTCGGAGCCGCCGACTTCGCCTGTGGGCATCGGTCGCGTAGATTCCTGA